The nucleotide sequence TCGCAAAAAATGTTGCAAAAGATAGCGCCAACGTAAATAGTTTGACAAAAATGGGCACGGAAATACACGGATATGAGGCAACTCCAAAAGATATTTTGAAAGCTAAAAAAGCTGATATCATTCTTTATAATGGTTTAAATTTGGAGCTTTGGATGGATAAGTTTTTAAGCAATGCAAATAAACCTAGTTATAATCTCAGCGATGGCGTCACTCCTATTTTGATAAGTGAGGGCGGATACAAAGGCAAACCAAATCCTCATGCGTGGATGAGTATCAAAAACGTTAAAATTTATATTAAAAATATCGTAGAAATTCTTAGCAAACATGATCCAAAAAATGCTGATATCTATGCGAAAAACGCAGATGAGTATATAAAAAGTTTAAATGATTTGGACTCTAAATTTAAAGCTGATTTTGCCAAAGTGCCGCTTGAGCAAAGATATCTTATAACAAGCGAAGGCGCTTTTAGCTATTTAGCTAAGGAGTATGATCTAAAAGAACTTTATATATGGAGTGTAAATAGCGATGAGCAAGGTACTACAAAGCAGATAAAAAACTTAGTTGATAAGATAAAAAATTCTGAAGCGAAGGTGATTTTTAGTGAAAGTACTATTAGTCCAAAACCTGCTATGACTATAGCAAATGAGAGCGGTATCAAGTATGGCGGAGTGCTTTATGTAGATAGTTTAAGTAAAGAAATTCCTACTTATATAGATCTTATGAAAACTACTGTTTTGACTATAATTAATGGATTGAATAATGAAAAAAATTAGCTTAGATGTTTCAAATTTGAACGTCAGATATGCTGATGTAGTAGCTTTAGAAGATATAAACTTTAGTTTAGAAGGTGGAAATATCTGCGCTCTTATCGGTACAAATGGAAGTGGTAAATCAACTCTTTTTAAGTCTATAATGGGGGTAATAAAGCCAAAAGGCTCAGTTATAAAAATATGCGGTTTAAATCTTAATGATGCGATAAAAAATAGCCTCATAACATATGTTCCTCAAAATGAAGAGATAGACTTTGATTTCCCTATAAGCGTGTGGGAGCTTGTAATGATGGGCAGATATGCTCATATGGGATTTTTTAAAAATCCAAAACAGAGCGATAAAATGGCAGTAGAAGACGCTTTAAAAAAAGTAGATATGTATGAGTTTAAAGATCGTCAAATTTCTAAATTAAGCGGCGGTCAAAAAAAGCGTATATTTATAGCAAGATCGTTAGCTAGTGATGCTAAAATCATACTTTTAGACGAACCTTTTAATGGAGTTGATGCAAAAACTGAGAGTATGATACTAGATCTTCTTATAAAGCTTCGTTCAAGTGGAAATCTCATTCTTATATCTACTCATAATCTTGGAATGGCTGCTCAGTACTGCAATAGAGCTATACTTCTTAAACATAAGATCTTAGCTTGCGGATTTACAAATGATGTTTTAACACCTGAAAATCTTGGTCAAGTTTTTGGTGGAAGTTTAAGACATTTTAAGATAGAAGTCGATGATATGAGTTGTAATATAGCTCTTATAAGCGATGATGAAAAACCGCTTATAGTGGTAGATGAAAAGGTGCAAGATGGAATGGTTAATAGAGCCTTTTAATTACTCATATATAGTAAAAGCACACATCGTAAGTCTATTTTTATGCGCTTTTTGCGGATTTTTATCTTGCTTTTTGATTTTAAAGTCCTACTCTCTTTTAGCCGACGCTCTTTCTCACAGTGTAACGCCTGGAGTAGTTATAGCATATATGATGAGTTTTTCTTATACTATTTCTAGTTTTATATGTGGTTTGTTTGCACTTTGTAGTATGGGTTTGGTATCGCGCAGTTCAAGGCTAAAAACAGATACGATAATAGGAGTGACTTTCTCATCGTTTTTTGCTCTTAGCTTGTTTTTGGTTTCGATATATCCAGTTTCTATAAAGCTTGAAACGATATTTTTGGGTGATGTTTTGAGTTTAAATGATAGTGAAGTTTATGAGCTGATATCGCTTATATTTATACTATTTTTATTTCTTATTTTTAGTTATCAAAAGATTAAATTTATATTTTTTGATGAGCTTGGTGCTAGTAGCGTCGGTATAAATGTGAGATTTTACAAGATTTTATTTTTTATGTTGCTTTGTTTTTGTACTGTTGCTAGTTTAAAAACAGTTGGAGCTATTTTGGTAACTGCTATGCTTATAACGCCTGCTGCAAGTGCTTCTATGATTAGTTTTAAATTTAACCAAAGAGTGATTTTGGCTACATTATTTGCCGGATTTAGTGGATTTTTCGGAGTTTATATAAGCTATTTTTTAGATACTTACGCCTCTGCTATGATAGTTTTAACTCAAATTTTGATTTTTATCGTCTGTTTTTTATATAAAAGGATAGTTTATGATAGAGTTTTTGCTTGAACCTTTAAGATATGATTTTATGCAAATAGCCCTTTTAATGGCATTTGGAGTAAGCATCGTATGTGCGGTTTTGTCTTGTTTTTTGGTTTTAAAATCCTACTCTTTACTAGGTGACGCTTTATCTCACTCTGTTATGCCAGGAATGATACTAGCTTACGCTGCTGGTCTTCCTCTTGGAGTTGGTGCGTTTTTGTCTAGTCTTGGCTGCTTATGGATAATTGAGTTTTTAAAACAAAGGAGCGGTCTTAGAAACGATGCTATCATAGGTATGAGTTTTACTGGATTTTTTGCTTTTGGACTTTTGCTTTATAGCAAAGTAGAGAGCCCTTTGCATATAAATGAGATTTTATTTGGAAATTTGCTTGGAGTTAGTGCTAGTAGTATGCAAAACTCACTTGTAGTTTTTGCAATGGTTTTGGTTGTGATTTTTCTATTTTTTAGAAGATTTTTTACTGTATTTTTTGATGAAATAAACGCAAGATTAGTCGGATTAAATCCGAAAAATTACTACTATTTGATGCTTTTGATACTTAGTTTTGTAGTTGTTTTTGGCTTTAGCGCAGTTGGAATTATACTAGTAGTTGCTATGCTGATTTTGCCCGGAGCCGCTGCATTTTTAGTAACTAGCAAATTTTGGCTTATGCAAATTTGTGCAGTTAGTTTTGCTATTTTTAGCTCACTTTTTGGTATTATAGTGAGCTTTCA is from Campylobacter fetus subsp. testudinum 03-427 and encodes:
- a CDS encoding putative Mn2+/Fe2+ ABC transporter, periplasmic substrate-binding protein (Pfam match to PF01297.13 ZnuA), with the protein product MKKISIFIFVIAMVSSLNAQKLEVLTSFTILADIAKNVAKDSANVNSLTKMGTEIHGYEATPKDILKAKKADIILYNGLNLELWMDKFLSNANKPSYNLSDGVTPILISEGGYKGKPNPHAWMSIKNVKIYIKNIVEILSKHDPKNADIYAKNADEYIKSLNDLDSKFKADFAKVPLEQRYLITSEGAFSYLAKEYDLKELYIWSVNSDEQGTTKQIKNLVDKIKNSEAKVIFSESTISPKPAMTIANESGIKYGGVLYVDSLSKEIPTYIDLMKTTVLTIINGLNNEKN
- a CDS encoding putative Mn2+/Fe2+ ABC transporter, ATP-binding protein (Pfam match to PF00005.23 ABC_tran) — encoded protein: MKKISLDVSNLNVRYADVVALEDINFSLEGGNICALIGTNGSGKSTLFKSIMGVIKPKGSVIKICGLNLNDAIKNSLITYVPQNEEIDFDFPISVWELVMMGRYAHMGFFKNPKQSDKMAVEDALKKVDMYEFKDRQISKLSGGQKKRIFIARSLASDAKIILLDEPFNGVDAKTESMILDLLIKLRSSGNLILISTHNLGMAAQYCNRAILLKHKILACGFTNDVLTPENLGQVFGGSLRHFKIEVDDMSCNIALISDDEKPLIVVDEKVQDGMVNRAF
- a CDS encoding putative Mn2+/Fe2+ ABC transporter, permease protein (Pfam match to PF00950.13 ABC-3); protein product: MEWLIEPFNYSYIVKAHIVSLFLCAFCGFLSCFLILKSYSLLADALSHSVTPGVVIAYMMSFSYTISSFICGLFALCSMGLVSRSSRLKTDTIIGVTFSSFFALSLFLVSIYPVSIKLETIFLGDVLSLNDSEVYELISLIFILFLFLIFSYQKIKFIFFDELGASSVGINVRFYKILFFMLLCFCTVASLKTVGAILVTAMLITPAASASMISFKFNQRVILATLFAGFSGFFGVYISYFLDTYASAMIVLTQILIFIVCFLYKRIVYDRVFA
- a CDS encoding putative Mn2+/Fe2+ ABC transporter, permease protein (Pfam match to PF00950.13 ABC-3); the protein is MIEFLLEPLRYDFMQIALLMAFGVSIVCAVLSCFLVLKSYSLLGDALSHSVMPGMILAYAAGLPLGVGAFLSSLGCLWIIEFLKQRSGLRNDAIIGMSFTGFFAFGLLLYSKVESPLHINEILFGNLLGVSASSMQNSLVVFAMVLVVIFLFFRRFFTVFFDEINARLVGLNPKNYYYLMLLILSFVVVFGFSAVGIILVVAMLILPGAAAFLVTSKFWLMQICAVSFAIFSSLFGIIVSFHTDSSTQALIVLAQTLIFVFCLVYSKIKAL